The nucleotide window CTGTATCCTGGCCTTCCTGGTATGGGCTCACCACATGTTCGTAACTGGTCTGAACCCATTCCTCGGCGCCTTCTTCGTACTCCTGACACTGCTCATCGCGGTACCATCCGCCATCAAGGTGTTTAACTGGCTTACCACCATCTGGAAAGGTAATATCCGCTTTACACCGGCTTCCCTGTTCTCTATCGGTTTCGTGAGCACCTTTATCTCTGGTGGTCTGACTGGTATCTGGCTGGGTAACTCCTCTATCGACATTCACCTGCACGATACCTACTTCGTAATCGCACACTTCCACATCGTAATGGGTGTGTCCGCATTCTTCGGTATGTTTGCCGGTATCTACCACTGGTTCCCGAAAATGTATGGCCGCTTTATGAACAATACTATCGGCTATATCCACTTCTGGGTAACCCTGATCGGTGCTTATCTGATCTTCTGGCCAATGCACTACGAAGGTATGGCCGGTATGCCAAGAAGATATTTTGACTACTCCAGCTGGACTTCCTTTAACCAGTTTGGTGGTCTGAACCAGTTCATCAGCATCGTGGTAATCCTCGTATTTGCTACTCAGCTGCTGTTCGTGTTCAACTTCTTCTACAGCATCTTCAAAGGAAGAAAACTCACCGAGCAGAACCCTTGGAAAGCTACTTCCCTGGAATGGACTACTCCAATCAATCCTGGTCACGGCAACTGGCCTGGTGAAATTCCTGAAGTACACCGCTGGGCTTACGATTACAGCAAGGATGGAAGAGATTTCATCCCGCAAACCGAGCCCATCGGCCCTAACGAGTCAGCTCACTAATGTAATAAAAGAGATTCCGGGGGGCAGAAAATAACTGCTTTCCGGAATCTTGTTCACCGTGATGTTTGTAAATTTGTTCCGGATTTAAATACCGGAATGTGGAAAGAAATAAAATGTTGCAAGAAAACTCCATAAAATTGTCGTCGTCGTATGCAGTAGCGAGCAAGGTGAAGGATTATTCTCAGCTGATGAAGTTTAATCTCACCTTCATGGTGGTATTTTCATCAGTGGTAGCTTACCTGCTGGTACCGGACGTGGAGTTTGATCTCATCAAAGTTCTTTTGTTATTTGCTGGTGGTTTGCTGGTTTCCGGATCAGCCAATACCATCAACCAGATATGGGAAAAAAATACGGACAAACTGATGGCGCGTACCGCCACCCGTCCCCTGCCCTCCGGCAGGATGAGTGAAGGGGAAGCGATCACCGTAGCCATCGTAACCGGGGTAGCAGGTTTCCTGATCATGGGATACTGCTTTAACTGGCTGAGTGCTGCATTGAGCCTCTTCTCCCTGGTGATGTACGGATTTGTATATACTCCCTGGAAGAAATGGAATTCACTGGCCGTACTGGTAGGTGGAATTCCAGGAGCAATGCCGCTGCTCATAGGCTGGGCTGCAGGTGCCAATAACCTCTCTGAAGGTGGCTGGTCACTGTTCGCTATCCAGTTCCTGTGGCAGTTTCCGCACTTCTGGGCTATCGCCTGGATTGCGCACAAAGACTATACCCGTGCTGGGTTTAAACTGCTGCCGGCTAACGGCGAGCCCAACCGGTTTACCGCCCTGCAGGCTGTTATGTATACCCTGCTGCTGATTCCCGCAGGTGTAATACCTTACCTGCTGAAAATCACTGGTGGTATTTCCGCGATCGTGGCTATCGTAGCAGGCTTGTTTTTCCTGTACCGTGCCATTAACCTGTATAGAAAAAATGATGTCCCTGCAGCACGTAAACTGATGTTCGGTTCATACATTTACCTGACCATTGTTCAGCTGGCACAGCTGCTGGACAAGGCCTAAAAGCAATAGGAGGAGTGATGCATACAATGAGCATACAACGTAAGAAAATTCATCCGCACAAGTACTCCCTATGGATAGCAATGGGTAGCATTACCATGATGTTCATCGGATTTACCAGTGCATACGTTGTGAAGAGATCGCAGGCCAACTGGCTGGCATTTGAACTGCCGCATATTTTCTGGTTATCTACTGCTGTAATTTTACTCAGCAGCCTGACCATCCACCTGGCACTGAAACAGTTCAGGGAAAGAAATATGCAGCGTTACAAACAGCTGATCACCGTTACCGCCATATTAGGCGTGGCTTTCGCTGCCTGTCAGTGGATTGGCTTTGCTCAGATGAAAAACAGCGGACTCCCCCTCAACGGGCCCGTTTCCGCTTCCTTTATTTATGTTATTGTAGGCGTGCACATGCTGCACGTACTGGGTGGTGTGGTAGCACTGCTCGTAATGTTTGCCAGGGCCTACCGGACCCGCATTCGTACCTACTCCGCAGTACCAATCGAAGTAGCCGCCACTTACTGGCATTTCGTAGACGTTTTGTGGATCTACCTGTTGATTTTTTTAAGTATCGCGAGATAAACTTTGTAAAATTTTATAAAACAAACAATGGACACAGCAGTTACAGCGAAGAAAAAATGGTGGGCCGGCGGACATTCTCCCTTTAATGTGAGCTATGGCAAGTTGATGATGTGGTACTTCCTGGTATCAGATGCCTTCACTTTCGGTGCATTACTGATATCATACGGAACTATCCGCTTTTCCAGCACATCCTGGCCTGATCCGAATGAGGTTTTCCGTTCTTTCCCGGGTATGGGACATGCCAACTTACCGTTGGTATTCGTGAGCTTGATGACCTTCATCCTCATCATGAGTTCTGTAACCATGGTACTGGCAGTTCATGCCGGTCACATGAGAGATAAAAAAGCTGTTGCCAAATGGCTGACCTGGACTATCATCGGAGGTATCTGCTTCCTGAGCTGCCAGGCATGGGAATGGACACACCTGTTCCATGAAGGTGCATGGTGGGGTCGCAACCCTTTCCACAACGTTGATGGCACAATGGCATCTACCAACTTCACCAACTTCTTCTTTACCATCACCGGTTTCCACGGCCTGCACGTAACCTCCGGCGTTGTACTGAACATCGTAATCCTCGCTAACGTACTGAAAGGTACCTACGAAGAAAGAGGTCACTACGAAATGGTGGAAAAAGTAGGTCTCTACTGGCACTTTGTAGATCTGGTTTGGGTATTCGTATTC belongs to Chitinophaga sp. HK235 and includes:
- the cyoE gene encoding heme o synthase, whose protein sequence is MERNKMLQENSIKLSSSYAVASKVKDYSQLMKFNLTFMVVFSSVVAYLLVPDVEFDLIKVLLLFAGGLLVSGSANTINQIWEKNTDKLMARTATRPLPSGRMSEGEAITVAIVTGVAGFLIMGYCFNWLSAALSLFSLVMYGFVYTPWKKWNSLAVLVGGIPGAMPLLIGWAAGANNLSEGGWSLFAIQFLWQFPHFWAIAWIAHKDYTRAGFKLLPANGEPNRFTALQAVMYTLLLIPAGVIPYLLKITGGISAIVAIVAGLFFLYRAINLYRKNDVPAARKLMFGSYIYLTIVQLAQLLDKA
- a CDS encoding cytochrome c oxidase subunit 3, with translation MHTMSIQRKKIHPHKYSLWIAMGSITMMFIGFTSAYVVKRSQANWLAFELPHIFWLSTAVILLSSLTIHLALKQFRERNMQRYKQLITVTAILGVAFAACQWIGFAQMKNSGLPLNGPVSASFIYVIVGVHMLHVLGGVVALLVMFARAYRTRIRTYSAVPIEVAATYWHFVDVLWIYLLIFLSIAR
- a CDS encoding cytochrome c oxidase subunit 3 produces the protein MDTAVTAKKKWWAGGHSPFNVSYGKLMMWYFLVSDAFTFGALLISYGTIRFSSTSWPDPNEVFRSFPGMGHANLPLVFVSLMTFILIMSSVTMVLAVHAGHMRDKKAVAKWLTWTIIGGICFLSCQAWEWTHLFHEGAWWGRNPFHNVDGTMASTNFTNFFFTITGFHGLHVTSGVVLNIVILANVLKGTYEERGHYEMVEKVGLYWHFVDLVWVFVFTCFYLL